A genomic segment from Verrucomicrobiia bacterium encodes:
- a CDS encoding FAD binding domain-containing protein yields the protein MNAFQYASATSPASARELLGDNGAYLGGGNDVLNRMKDYLVEPKTLVNVKTLGLNRIEPGPTAWKLGATVTVAELEDHSELKRVFPGLQQAAAEVGSRQIRNVATIAGNLSQHSRCWYYRHRDTVCLKKKGDLCYARHGENKYHSLFSGNTCISPVVSNLSIALAVLDATVVVFSGGQEKRMTIPEFYAKAWENPLAHNSLNAGDLVVRVEVPVQPSQKSAYQQISEKASFDWALVSCSVSATVNGRQLSSVRIALGAISPVPHMVKAANDFLQGKTLDEATADEAARLLLARAEPMEHNGYKVPMARALVRRTLMQLIA from the coding sequence ATGAACGCATTTCAGTACGCCAGCGCCACGTCGCCTGCCAGCGCCCGGGAATTATTGGGCGATAACGGCGCCTACCTCGGCGGCGGGAACGACGTGTTGAACCGGATGAAGGATTATCTGGTCGAACCGAAAACGCTCGTCAACGTCAAGACACTCGGCTTGAATCGCATCGAACCAGGCCCGACCGCCTGGAAGCTTGGAGCCACGGTTACGGTCGCTGAGTTGGAGGATCATTCAGAACTCAAACGCGTCTTCCCAGGTCTGCAGCAGGCCGCCGCCGAGGTGGGTTCCCGGCAGATTCGCAACGTTGCAACGATTGCGGGAAATCTGTCGCAGCATTCCCGATGCTGGTATTACCGGCATCGCGACACGGTATGCCTGAAGAAGAAGGGCGATCTTTGCTATGCCCGCCATGGCGAAAACAAATATCACAGCCTCTTCAGCGGCAACACGTGCATCAGCCCCGTCGTTTCGAATCTCTCGATCGCCCTGGCAGTGCTCGATGCCACGGTCGTGGTGTTCAGTGGCGGGCAGGAAAAGCGAATGACGATCCCTGAGTTCTACGCCAAGGCATGGGAAAACCCCCTGGCGCATAATTCCCTGAATGCCGGCGACCTCGTCGTCCGGGTTGAAGTCCCCGTTCAGCCCTCGCAGAAAAGCGCCTACCAGCAGATCAGCGAAAAAGCATCGTTCGATTGGGCGCTTGTGAGCTGCTCGGTATCCGCAACCGTGAATGGCAGGCAGCTGAGCAGCGTCCGCATTGCGCTCGGTGCCATCTCCCCAGTGCCCCACATGGTGAAGGCGGCGAATGATTTCCTCCAGGGCAAGACCCTGGACGAGGCCACAGCCGATGAAGCCGCGCGCCTGCTGCTCGCGCGGGCGGAACCCATGGAACACAATGGATACAAGGTGCCGATGGCCCGCGCGCTGGTCCGCCGCACCTTGATGCAACTGATCGCATGA
- a CDS encoding class I SAM-dependent methyltransferase codes for MDISKLKAGDEHYMAYVGPPAQYDFMGATQFRLLCTLGLRAGHSVLDVGCGSLRAGRFLITYLDPGRYCGIEPNEWLIKEAVANQLGQDLVDLKKPRFDFNSEFRTNVFSRAFDFIIAQSIFSHTGADLLAGALRNFKAALHPKGLVAATFIEGKKDSPEQGWIYPGCVKFRRSSVVRFAKDAGLYATPIPWYHPRQTWYLLAADPGRLPSTRMLRHLSGAVLFEPEFAESWNPRLTLTERLKNLFGG; via the coding sequence ATGGACATTTCGAAACTGAAGGCAGGAGACGAACACTACATGGCGTATGTGGGGCCGCCCGCGCAGTACGACTTCATGGGCGCAACGCAGTTTCGGCTGCTGTGCACGCTCGGCTTGCGCGCGGGGCATTCGGTTCTCGACGTCGGGTGCGGTTCGCTGCGAGCCGGGCGTTTCCTGATCACGTATCTCGACCCAGGCCGCTATTGCGGGATTGAGCCGAACGAATGGCTGATCAAGGAAGCGGTCGCAAACCAGCTGGGACAGGATCTTGTAGACCTGAAAAAGCCGCGTTTTGATTTCAACAGTGAGTTTCGAACGAATGTGTTTTCACGGGCGTTCGATTTCATCATCGCGCAGTCCATCTTTTCTCACACTGGCGCGGATCTGCTTGCCGGCGCTCTCCGGAATTTCAAGGCCGCGCTCCACCCAAAAGGTTTGGTGGCGGCAACCTTCATCGAAGGCAAGAAGGACTCGCCGGAGCAGGGGTGGATTTATCCTGGCTGTGTGAAGTTTCGAAGGTCCAGCGTGGTGCGTTTTGCCAAAGATGCAGGTTTATATGCAACGCCGATACCATGGTATCACCCGCGCCAGACGTGGTATCTGCTCGCAGCGGATCCGGGGCGCCTGCCAAGTACCCGGATGCTGCGGCATCTCAGCGGGGCTGTGTTGTTCGAACCTGAATTTGCGGAAAGCTGGAATCCCCGGTTAACGCTCACTGAACGGTTGAAGAATCTGTTCGGCGGTTGA
- a CDS encoding tetratricopeptide repeat protein, whose translation MNPLPWPDNHHLDAAEGWLELDVPVEAADEIQQIAPELRLHPEVLNVRWQILARKKDWRNGLVIAGVISRLVPESPVGWIHLSYTLHEMGRTREAWENLSRVAPQFPGDCTIAYNRACYACRLGNLETARDLLRRAMQLGDEGQVKETALSDHDLEPLWRAIREL comes from the coding sequence ATGAATCCGTTGCCGTGGCCCGACAACCATCATCTCGACGCCGCCGAAGGGTGGCTCGAGCTCGATGTACCGGTTGAGGCGGCGGACGAGATTCAGCAGATCGCGCCGGAATTGCGCCTTCATCCTGAGGTGTTGAACGTTCGGTGGCAGATCCTGGCACGCAAGAAGGATTGGCGGAACGGGCTGGTGATCGCGGGCGTGATCAGCCGGCTTGTCCCGGAATCGCCAGTCGGCTGGATTCATCTTTCCTACACTCTTCATGAAATGGGACGCACGCGGGAGGCGTGGGAAAACCTTTCGCGTGTTGCCCCGCAGTTTCCGGGCGACTGCACGATCGCTTACAATCGCGCCTGCTACGCATGCAGGCTGGGAAACCTGGAAACGGCGCGGGACCTGTTGCGGCGGGCGATGCAGCTGGGAGATGAGGGACAGGTCAAGGAAACCGCGCTTTCGGACCACGATCTCGAGCCGCTCTGGCGTGCAATCCGGGAATTGTAA
- a CDS encoding transketolase C-terminal domain-containing protein, whose translation MAADNSVVAKVEAPALKPLALKSRLAATPPNPPKYSVKVKNLAGEDTVVADPRATRALLALMDIHAVIGGAACHWGGPAAFAEVNAAVHAIMFSVTGRQWHEAFNFVNDAGHAENGIYALRANYGFDNLTFDDLKGFRSIESKLTGHGESHLNPEGVLLSNGPLSSALPQAQGLAIGDKLIGNDRVTICVVSDGASMEGEAKEAFAAIPGLAAKDRVNPFVMIISDNDTKLSGRITKDAFSMQRSFQALGTLGWNVISVPNGHDLPAVYQAVEKGIQQARTNPNFPVCLWVKTIKGYGIKSTQENAAGGHGFPLANGEKVLEWLNEIYGGDPVPDDLMTWGKKLRADWEQKEGEKKVKAAMNPTAPTPAAPAVKKDKVQAGLAAGAIRAAKDGYPVFSVSCDVQGSTGISTFQKATERYIDVGIAEANMVSVGAGLSKAGFVSIVDTFGQFGVTKGNLPLTMAALSQAPVIAMFSHVGFQDAADGASHQATTYFAAVSAIPHTVVIAPSCANEAEALMYEAIRRQAEDRKAGKDGESYVFFVGRENYPIYWLENAQYPWGKAQVTQTGNDVVLIGCGTLFSKAAEAGKILAAKGIKATVINNPFVNRVDLETIGSAVKACGKVVTIEDHQVVCGMGAQISHALSTNGIAHVMKSLGIRDEFGQSAYVAEHLYEKHGMTGAKMAEAALALLGK comes from the coding sequence ATGGCCGCTGATAATTCTGTCGTCGCAAAAGTCGAAGCGCCCGCCCTAAAGCCCCTCGCCCTCAAATCCCGGCTCGCGGCAACGCCCCCAAACCCGCCCAAGTATTCCGTGAAGGTGAAGAACCTGGCCGGTGAAGACACCGTCGTCGCAGACCCGCGCGCCACCCGCGCACTGCTCGCCTTGATGGACATTCACGCGGTGATCGGCGGCGCGGCCTGCCACTGGGGCGGCCCCGCGGCGTTCGCCGAAGTGAACGCGGCCGTGCATGCCATCATGTTCAGCGTCACAGGGCGTCAATGGCATGAAGCTTTCAATTTCGTCAATGACGCCGGGCATGCCGAGAACGGCATCTACGCTTTGCGCGCCAACTATGGATTCGACAATCTCACCTTCGACGACCTCAAGGGATTTCGCAGCATCGAGAGCAAACTCACGGGCCATGGCGAATCGCACCTGAATCCTGAGGGCGTGCTGCTCAGCAACGGCCCCCTATCGTCTGCCCTGCCCCAGGCCCAGGGATTGGCGATTGGCGACAAGCTCATTGGCAACGATCGCGTCACGATCTGCGTCGTTTCCGACGGCGCCAGCATGGAGGGCGAAGCGAAGGAAGCATTCGCCGCGATTCCCGGGCTGGCGGCGAAGGATCGGGTGAATCCGTTCGTCATGATCATTTCGGACAACGACACCAAGCTTTCAGGCCGCATCACCAAGGACGCGTTTTCGATGCAGCGGAGTTTCCAGGCGTTGGGCACCCTCGGATGGAATGTTATCTCGGTTCCGAATGGACATGATCTTCCCGCTGTTTACCAGGCCGTCGAAAAGGGAATTCAACAAGCCCGCACCAATCCGAATTTCCCTGTCTGCCTCTGGGTCAAGACGATCAAGGGCTACGGCATCAAGTCCACGCAGGAGAACGCCGCGGGCGGTCACGGATTTCCCCTGGCCAACGGCGAAAAAGTTCTCGAATGGCTGAACGAAATCTACGGAGGCGATCCTGTTCCCGACGACCTCATGACGTGGGGCAAAAAGTTGCGCGCGGACTGGGAGCAGAAGGAAGGAGAGAAGAAGGTGAAGGCCGCAATGAATCCCACCGCCCCAACTCCCGCAGCCCCTGCGGTGAAGAAGGACAAGGTCCAGGCAGGCCTCGCTGCGGGTGCCATACGGGCCGCGAAAGACGGCTACCCTGTTTTCTCCGTCAGCTGTGATGTCCAGGGATCAACCGGCATCAGCACTTTTCAGAAAGCCACGGAACGTTACATCGATGTCGGCATCGCTGAAGCCAACATGGTCAGCGTCGGGGCGGGGCTCAGCAAAGCCGGATTCGTCAGCATCGTGGACACGTTCGGACAGTTCGGCGTCACCAAGGGCAATCTGCCGTTGACCATGGCAGCGTTGTCCCAGGCGCCCGTGATCGCGATGTTTTCACACGTCGGATTCCAGGACGCCGCCGACGGCGCAAGCCATCAGGCAACGACATATTTCGCCGCCGTCAGCGCCATTCCCCACACCGTAGTCATCGCCCCGAGCTGCGCGAATGAAGCGGAAGCGTTGATGTATGAAGCGATCCGGCGACAGGCGGAAGATCGCAAGGCGGGCAAGGACGGCGAAAGCTATGTGTTCTTTGTGGGCCGCGAAAACTACCCGATCTACTGGCTCGAAAATGCCCAGTATCCGTGGGGCAAGGCGCAGGTCACCCAGACCGGAAACGATGTTGTCCTGATTGGTTGCGGCACCTTGTTTAGCAAAGCTGCCGAGGCCGGAAAGATTCTTGCGGCGAAAGGAATCAAGGCCACGGTGATCAACAATCCATTCGTAAACCGCGTCGATCTCGAGACCATCGGCTCCGCCGTGAAGGCGTGCGGCAAAGTCGTGACCATTGAAGATCACCAGGTGGTCTGCGGCATGGGCGCCCAGATCAGCCATGCGTTGTCCACCAACGGAATCGCGCATGTAATGAAGTCACTCGGCATACGCGACGAATTCGGCCAGAGCGCTTACGTCGCCGAACACCTTTACGAAAAGCACGGCATGACCGGCGCGAAAATGGCGGAAGCGGCATTGGCGTTGCTCGGCAAGTAA
- the hemH gene encoding ferrochelatase, which yields MSKAVLLVNLGSPDSPSVPDVRRYLNEFLMDARVIDTPWVARRFIVSMILLNRPKESAHAYQTVWTKEGSPLIVTSRNVQKLLQQRVSMPVELAMRYQNPSIRDVVRKLAQRGVTELLLIPLFPHYAMSSFETAVVRVQEVAAKIAPGMRVTVQGPYGDAPDYINALVASAEPYLQKDFDFLLFSFHGVPERQIRKSDPTGRHCLQVQDCCRVPSEAHKFCYRHQCFRTADEFSKVAGVPAGKWSVSFQSRLGKDPWLTPFTDKELERLGQRKLKRLLVICPAFVSDCLETIEEIGMRGKESFVQAGGGEFFQIPCLNEHPLWIEALAGMVNRFAGEK from the coding sequence ATGAGCAAAGCAGTTTTATTGGTTAATTTGGGTTCGCCCGACTCACCATCCGTTCCGGATGTGCGCCGTTACCTCAACGAGTTCCTGATGGACGCTCGCGTCATCGATACTCCGTGGGTGGCGCGGCGATTCATCGTAAGCATGATTCTATTGAACCGGCCGAAGGAGTCGGCTCATGCTTATCAAACCGTTTGGACCAAGGAGGGCTCGCCCCTGATTGTCACGAGCCGCAACGTGCAAAAGTTGTTGCAGCAGCGCGTATCGATGCCTGTCGAACTTGCAATGCGGTATCAGAACCCCAGCATTCGGGATGTGGTGCGCAAGCTGGCGCAGCGAGGCGTCACGGAACTCCTCCTGATTCCGCTATTTCCGCATTACGCGATGTCCAGCTTCGAAACCGCGGTCGTGCGAGTGCAGGAGGTTGCGGCGAAGATCGCGCCTGGCATGCGCGTCACAGTCCAGGGTCCGTATGGGGACGCTCCTGATTACATCAATGCGCTTGTGGCCAGTGCGGAGCCGTACCTGCAGAAGGATTTTGATTTTCTGTTGTTCAGCTTCCATGGCGTCCCGGAGCGGCAGATCCGCAAATCTGATCCGACGGGGCGTCATTGCCTGCAGGTGCAGGATTGCTGCCGGGTGCCGAGCGAGGCGCACAAGTTTTGTTATCGGCATCAATGTTTTCGAACCGCGGACGAATTTAGCAAGGTGGCGGGCGTGCCTGCCGGAAAGTGGTCGGTTTCATTCCAGTCGCGCCTTGGAAAAGATCCATGGCTGACTCCCTTCACGGACAAGGAACTGGAACGGCTGGGCCAGCGGAAACTAAAACGCCTGCTGGTGATCTGCCCCGCGTTTGTTTCGGATTGCCTTGAGACGATCGAGGAGATCGGGATGCGCGGGAAGGAGTCATTCGTTCAGGCTGGGGGAGGGGAGTTCTTCCAGATTCCGTGTCTCAATGAACACCCGCTTTGGATTGAGGCGCTGGCGGGAATGGTAAACCGCTTTGCCGGCGAGAAGTAA
- a CDS encoding response regulator → MEDLNQPEPASPIAARPRVLVVDDDDAVRMSLRWMLKESDYSVFDAADGVQALKHLEQQQTDVVVLDLLMPNKDGIETLGEIKRRWPAVKVISISGGSFYSHPEINLSMSLQLGAVCALEKPFSPEVFETAVNNALLG, encoded by the coding sequence ATGGAAGATTTAAACCAACCTGAACCAGCAAGCCCGATCGCAGCAAGGCCGCGGGTTCTGGTGGTCGACGACGATGACGCCGTGCGCATGTCTCTGCGCTGGATGCTCAAGGAATCCGATTACTCGGTGTTCGATGCGGCCGATGGCGTCCAAGCGCTGAAGCACCTCGAGCAGCAACAGACGGACGTCGTCGTGCTCGACCTGCTGATGCCCAACAAGGACGGCATTGAGACGCTCGGCGAAATCAAACGGCGCTGGCCGGCGGTAAAGGTGATTTCGATTTCGGGCGGCAGCTTCTACAGCCATCCCGAAATCAATTTGAGCATGAGCCTTCAACTCGGCGCAGTGTGCGCTTTGGAGAAACCATTTTCGCCCGAAGTGTTTGAAACTGCCGTGAACAACGCTCTGCTCGGTTAA
- a CDS encoding xanthine dehydrogenase family protein molybdopterin-binding subunit, whose product MPSWPENRTHIGSSARRIDAPDKVTGAAKYPSDVQPEGWLYGMILRSKWPAAKITAINLEKARQVPGIKAAILRDNRADRIVRYYGEEIAAVAGTSKQACIDALRLIEVQAEPLPFVVKEAEAMKETAPRVWPEGLNTTRPRVNERGDVEKGFADSTVIVEGSFSTPVQLHHPLETHGNTISVKDDEVTCWASTQGIGGVRNDLASYLGLQQSKVRVLTEFMGGGFGAKMGLGVEGGMAARLSQEAKAPVKLMLTRFDQSLAVGNRPSTFQKLRMGANADGDLLAFEMENFGTPGFASGGASAAGSGDVSIPAPYLYHVPNIRVRQTSVATNAGSARAFRAPGHPPASFGIESMLDDIAARIGMDPVELRIKNDRSNSREIRARQFRLGAERFGWKDKYKKPGSSNGPIKTGVGCAAATWGGGGRGTQAEAQVNPDGSVEVRCGTQDLGTGTKTLIAVIAADIFGLKPEQIDVRVGNSTFPPSGASGGSTTAASVSPAIFDTCTRALQQLQERSGVADARGEQWIGACRKLGMNPVTVQGRWQEGLSSSGAAGVQFAEVEVDTETGFTRVKKITCVQDGGLIVSKLTCESQVNGGIIMGIGYALYEERIMDELSGVVLNPNFETYKLPGIADMPEIDVVLLDMPERGVIGIGEPVTIPTASAIANAVANAIGVRVGSLPITPQKILNALNKDKAPVV is encoded by the coding sequence ATGCCAAGCTGGCCTGAAAACAGAACGCACATCGGGAGCAGCGCCAGGCGCATTGATGCCCCGGACAAAGTCACAGGCGCCGCGAAGTACCCTTCAGATGTCCAGCCGGAAGGCTGGCTTTACGGGATGATCCTTCGTTCCAAATGGCCCGCTGCAAAGATCACTGCAATCAACCTCGAAAAAGCCCGCCAGGTTCCTGGCATCAAGGCTGCAATCCTCCGCGATAACCGCGCCGACAGAATCGTCCGCTACTACGGCGAAGAAATCGCCGCCGTCGCCGGGACAAGCAAGCAGGCCTGCATCGATGCGTTGCGCCTGATTGAAGTTCAGGCTGAACCCCTGCCTTTCGTCGTAAAGGAAGCCGAGGCAATGAAGGAAACCGCCCCGCGCGTTTGGCCGGAGGGCCTGAACACCACCCGCCCGCGTGTCAACGAACGCGGCGATGTCGAAAAGGGTTTCGCGGATTCAACCGTCATCGTGGAGGGAAGTTTCTCGACTCCGGTGCAACTGCATCATCCGCTCGAGACGCATGGCAACACAATTTCTGTGAAGGACGACGAGGTCACCTGCTGGGCATCGACGCAGGGAATTGGCGGCGTCCGCAATGACCTTGCCAGTTACCTCGGACTGCAGCAGAGCAAAGTCCGCGTGCTCACGGAATTCATGGGCGGCGGTTTCGGAGCCAAGATGGGCCTGGGCGTGGAAGGTGGAATGGCGGCGCGCCTCTCACAGGAAGCCAAAGCGCCGGTCAAACTGATGCTGACCCGCTTTGACCAATCGCTCGCAGTAGGAAATCGTCCTTCCACTTTTCAAAAACTCCGGATGGGCGCCAACGCAGATGGAGACCTGCTCGCATTCGAAATGGAAAACTTCGGCACCCCGGGTTTCGCATCGGGTGGCGCAAGCGCTGCGGGCAGCGGCGACGTTTCGATCCCCGCGCCGTATCTGTACCACGTTCCGAACATCCGCGTTCGCCAGACCTCCGTAGCAACGAACGCAGGTTCGGCCCGCGCGTTCCGCGCTCCCGGCCATCCACCCGCTTCGTTTGGAATCGAGTCGATGCTCGACGACATCGCGGCGCGCATTGGAATGGATCCCGTTGAATTGCGCATCAAGAACGATCGGTCGAACAGCCGCGAAATCCGCGCGCGCCAGTTTCGACTGGGCGCTGAACGATTCGGCTGGAAGGACAAATACAAGAAGCCCGGCAGTTCCAACGGACCCATCAAAACCGGGGTTGGCTGCGCCGCGGCAACCTGGGGCGGCGGCGGACGCGGAACCCAGGCGGAAGCACAGGTGAATCCCGATGGGAGCGTCGAGGTGCGTTGCGGTACGCAGGACCTGGGAACGGGGACCAAGACTCTCATCGCAGTGATCGCGGCGGACATATTTGGATTAAAGCCGGAACAAATTGATGTGCGCGTCGGCAACAGCACGTTCCCGCCATCGGGCGCAAGCGGCGGCAGCACGACCGCGGCTTCCGTGTCGCCCGCCATTTTCGATACCTGCACCAGGGCGCTGCAGCAACTGCAGGAACGCAGTGGAGTCGCGGACGCCCGCGGCGAACAATGGATTGGCGCGTGCCGCAAGCTCGGCATGAACCCCGTAACGGTTCAGGGACGATGGCAGGAAGGTCTCTCGTCAAGCGGCGCCGCCGGCGTGCAGTTCGCCGAGGTCGAAGTTGATACAGAAACAGGCTTCACCCGCGTGAAGAAAATCACCTGCGTGCAGGATGGCGGATTGATCGTCAGCAAGCTCACCTGTGAAAGCCAGGTCAACGGCGGCATCATCATGGGCATCGGCTACGCGCTCTACGAGGAGCGCATCATGGATGAGCTTTCCGGCGTGGTCCTGAATCCAAATTTCGAAACCTACAAGCTGCCCGGAATCGCCGACATGCCTGAAATCGATGTCGTGCTCCTCGACATGCCTGAGCGCGGCGTCATTGGCATCGGAGAACCGGTCACAATACCCACCGCATCCGCGATCGCCAACGCCGTCGCCAACGCAATCGGCGTGCGCGTCGGCAGCCTGCCGATCACGCCTCAGAAAATCTTGAACGCATTGAACAAGGATAAAGCACCCGTCGTATGA
- a CDS encoding (2Fe-2S)-binding protein codes for MSEASSNDGFSVTRRSFLKSFGATAAVAATAQVQAVAAELERVNAEKVIGPDAVPITLQLNGKPVNLQVQPRVTLLEALRNLTPLTGAKEVCDRASCGACTILVDDKPVYSCSMLAIEAQGKAITTIEGIAADGKLSRVQEAFISQDALMCGYCTPGFVMSVTALLKKNSKPTAADVKHACSGNLCRCGTQPRILEAALKAAGVQVSSKTEVISYAKLA; via the coding sequence ATGAGCGAAGCTTCCTCCAACGACGGCTTTTCCGTAACACGCCGATCATTTCTCAAATCGTTCGGCGCAACAGCGGCGGTAGCTGCCACGGCGCAAGTCCAGGCAGTCGCGGCCGAACTCGAAAGGGTGAATGCGGAAAAGGTCATCGGACCCGACGCCGTTCCGATCACGCTTCAACTGAATGGCAAGCCTGTGAACCTTCAGGTGCAGCCGCGCGTGACGCTGCTTGAAGCGTTGCGCAACCTCACCCCGCTCACCGGCGCCAAGGAGGTATGTGATCGCGCCAGCTGCGGTGCGTGCACGATCCTCGTCGATGACAAACCCGTTTATTCCTGCTCAATGCTGGCGATCGAGGCGCAAGGCAAAGCGATCACGACAATTGAAGGCATTGCTGCTGACGGCAAGCTGAGCCGCGTGCAGGAAGCGTTCATCAGCCAGGACGCCTTGATGTGCGGCTACTGCACACCCGGGTTTGTGATGAGCGTCACCGCGTTGTTGAAAAAGAATTCCAAGCCGACAGCCGCGGACGTGAAGCACGCCTGCTCGGGCAATTTGTGCCGCTGCGGCACCCAACCCCGCATACTCGAAGCCGCGCTCAAAGCTGCCGGCGTCCAGGTAAGCAGCAAAACCGAGGTGATTTCCTATGCCAAGCTGGCCTGA
- a CDS encoding FeoA family protein, whose protein sequence is MSNDAKIPAGEIRCEPCPLSRVKAGVAVRIKQLCASPEVQNRLREIGLGEEQVVKLITSQNNFICQVCNARLALSEQLAHAIMVEPLFVPARAT, encoded by the coding sequence GTGAGCAACGATGCGAAGATACCTGCCGGCGAAATCCGTTGCGAACCTTGCCCGCTTAGCCGCGTGAAGGCCGGCGTCGCCGTTCGCATCAAGCAGCTCTGCGCCTCCCCGGAAGTTCAAAATCGATTGCGGGAAATCGGACTGGGCGAGGAACAGGTGGTAAAACTCATCACCAGCCAGAACAATTTCATCTGCCAGGTCTGCAATGCGCGCCTTGCCCTCAGCGAGCAACTGGCACATGCAATCATGGTCGAGCCTCTCTTCGTGCCCGCACGGGCCACCTGA